A single Nocardioides bizhenqiangii DNA region contains:
- a CDS encoding electron transfer flavoprotein subunit beta/FixA family protein yields the protein MKHVPDATADPRFESDNTVDRVGVDGLLSELDEYAVEQALQLKEGTDEEVTVTALTVGPEKAADAVRKALQMGADQGVHVQDEAIAGSDAIATSLVLAKAIEKIGSVDVVLCGMASTDGAMSVVPAMLAERLGLPQVTLGSRIERKESQLAVQRDGDTATEVVIGTMPLVASVTDQSGEARYPSFKGIMAAKKKPLETYSLGDLGVDSGEVGLSVAWSAVEETTERPPRTAGEIVKDEDGSGATALVEFLASKKFI from the coding sequence GTGAAACACGTCCCCGACGCCACCGCGGATCCGCGGTTCGAGTCGGACAACACCGTTGACCGGGTGGGTGTCGACGGTCTCCTGTCGGAGCTCGACGAGTACGCCGTCGAGCAGGCTCTCCAGCTCAAGGAGGGCACCGACGAGGAGGTGACGGTCACCGCGCTGACTGTTGGCCCTGAGAAGGCGGCCGACGCGGTGCGCAAGGCGCTGCAGATGGGCGCCGACCAGGGAGTCCACGTCCAGGACGAGGCGATCGCCGGTTCTGACGCGATCGCGACCTCCCTGGTGCTGGCCAAGGCCATCGAGAAGATTGGGTCCGTCGACGTCGTGCTCTGCGGCATGGCCTCGACCGACGGAGCGATGAGCGTCGTCCCGGCGATGCTCGCCGAGCGGCTCGGCCTGCCCCAGGTCACCCTCGGCTCGCGCATCGAGCGCAAGGAGAGCCAGCTCGCCGTCCAGCGCGACGGCGACACGGCGACCGAGGTCGTCATCGGCACCATGCCGCTGGTCGCCTCGGTGACCGACCAGTCGGGTGAGGCGCGCTACCCCTCGTTCAAGGGCATCATGGCGGCGAAGAAGAAGCCGCTCGAGACCTACAGCCTCGGCGACCTCGGCGTCGACAGCGGCGAGGTCGGGCTCTCGGTCGCCTGGTCGGCGGTCGAGGAGACCACCGAGCGCCCGCCGCGGACCGCCGGCGAGATCGTCAAGGACGAGGACGGATCGGGCGCCACGGCGCTGGTCGAGTTCCTCGCCTCGAAGAAGTTCATCTGA
- a CDS encoding histidine phosphatase family protein, producing the protein MGSAERRLVLLRHGRTGWNASRRIQGQLDPALDETGHAQAAAVAPEIAALAPVALISSDLQRARQTTDYVAQATGLTPSYDERLREYSLGERQGLTHEEYAALDPAEYARFRAGDWDDVPGAETQAEVAARFTAVLKETAAALDVGETGLIVAHGAAIRTATVAWLGWPVERATDFRGLANCGWVELVERPTGRWALAAYNRTGASPVVE; encoded by the coding sequence ATGGGTAGCGCCGAGCGGAGGCTGGTGCTGCTGCGGCACGGCCGCACCGGGTGGAACGCCAGCCGGCGGATCCAGGGCCAGCTGGACCCCGCTCTCGACGAGACCGGGCACGCGCAGGCGGCCGCGGTCGCTCCGGAGATCGCCGCGCTGGCGCCGGTGGCGCTGATCTCGTCGGACCTGCAGCGGGCACGCCAGACGACGGACTACGTCGCGCAGGCGACCGGCCTGACGCCGTCGTACGACGAGCGGCTGCGGGAGTACTCCCTGGGGGAGCGGCAGGGCCTGACCCACGAGGAGTACGCCGCCCTCGACCCGGCCGAGTACGCCCGGTTCCGTGCCGGCGACTGGGACGACGTCCCCGGCGCCGAGACCCAGGCTGAGGTGGCCGCGCGGTTCACCGCGGTCCTCAAGGAGACCGCTGCTGCGCTCGACGTCGGCGAGACCGGGCTGATCGTGGCGCACGGCGCCGCGATCCGCACCGCGACGGTGGCCTGGCTCGGATGGCCGGTCGAGCGGGCGACCGACTTCCGGGGGCTGGCGAATTGCGGCTGGGTCGAGCTCGTGGAGCGGCCCACCGGTCGCTGGGCGCTCGCGGCGTACAACCGCACTGGCGCCTCTCCGGTGGTCGAGTAG
- a CDS encoding lysyl oxidase family protein produces the protein MPLEEEFVIHHLSPRRKRWGIAALAAAALGAPLLAATATTPASGAEPTDPAIELVAPDKVTAYAYRGGIYSDLGFRLEVEDAPLEIWSQRAPDYLTLPTAVAKLPSGDVTLPEQEQVGQLKRFVKIRIVDRNNPDAAPIRRFRSSCVGETSERIHPDAEFKNPFPRTCYYSSFALGAVSGIPAGWAGTIFGYESRLRLKPGQYDLTVRVTKGYAEALGMSPAERVASTVLTVKTEDDCRGCREGRSTPRLSPNRHEPDPSGGVDSIADLPPGTPTPDLRSLPAFGIQVSRNGSQLQFAANVWNAGNSPLVVDGFRRDGEDVMDAYQYFLDEGGNQVAYQEVGTMVWHPAPSHNHWHFNDFATYELLNADQTRAVRSGKESFCLANTDAVDLTGDGAAWDAYEEDLGSVCGGYELRSIREVLSAGWGDTYTQYRAGQSFPIKNLPDGVYYVRVLANPDSTLIESDTTNNESLRKVRLYTDRHGVRRVKVPQVGLVDESGGIYDQFRG, from the coding sequence ATGCCTCTCGAGGAGGAGTTCGTGATCCACCACCTGTCCCCCCGCCGGAAGCGATGGGGCATCGCCGCCCTCGCGGCCGCTGCCCTCGGTGCGCCGCTCCTCGCTGCCACCGCCACCACCCCGGCGTCCGGCGCCGAGCCCACCGACCCCGCGATCGAGCTCGTCGCCCCGGACAAGGTGACGGCCTACGCCTACCGCGGCGGCATCTACTCGGACCTGGGGTTCCGGCTCGAGGTCGAGGACGCTCCGCTCGAGATCTGGTCGCAGCGCGCACCCGACTACCTGACGCTGCCGACCGCGGTCGCCAAGCTCCCGTCCGGCGACGTGACCCTGCCGGAGCAGGAGCAGGTCGGCCAGCTCAAGCGCTTCGTGAAGATCCGGATCGTCGACCGCAACAACCCCGATGCCGCCCCGATCAGGCGCTTCCGCAGCAGCTGCGTCGGCGAGACCTCCGAGCGGATCCACCCCGACGCTGAGTTCAAGAACCCCTTCCCGCGGACCTGCTACTACAGCTCCTTCGCGCTCGGCGCCGTCTCGGGCATCCCGGCCGGGTGGGCAGGCACCATCTTCGGCTACGAGTCCCGACTGCGCCTCAAGCCCGGCCAGTACGACCTGACCGTCCGGGTCACCAAGGGGTACGCCGAAGCACTCGGCATGTCGCCCGCGGAGCGCGTCGCCAGCACTGTGCTCACCGTGAAGACCGAGGACGACTGTCGGGGTTGCCGTGAAGGTAGGTCCACCCCACGGCTCTCCCCCAACCGGCACGAGCCCGATCCCTCCGGCGGGGTCGACTCGATCGCCGACCTGCCGCCGGGTACGCCGACCCCGGACCTGCGGTCGCTGCCCGCCTTCGGCATCCAGGTCAGCCGGAACGGCTCTCAGCTGCAGTTCGCGGCGAACGTCTGGAACGCTGGCAACTCCCCCTTGGTCGTCGACGGCTTCCGCCGCGACGGTGAGGACGTCATGGACGCCTACCAGTACTTCCTCGACGAGGGCGGCAACCAGGTGGCCTACCAGGAGGTCGGGACGATGGTCTGGCACCCGGCACCGAGCCACAACCACTGGCACTTCAACGACTTCGCGACCTACGAGCTGCTCAACGCCGACCAGACCCGGGCCGTGCGCTCGGGCAAGGAGTCGTTCTGCCTGGCCAACACCGACGCCGTCGACCTGACCGGTGACGGTGCTGCGTGGGACGCCTATGAGGAGGACCTCGGCAGTGTCTGCGGTGGCTACGAGCTCCGTTCGATCCGTGAGGTGCTGTCGGCGGGCTGGGGCGACACCTACACCCAGTACCGCGCCGGTCAGTCGTTCCCGATCAAGAACCTGCCCGACGGCGTCTACTACGTCCGGGTGCTCGCCAACCCCGACAGCACCCTGATCGAGTCCGACACCACCAACAACGAGTCGCTCCGCAAGGTGCGCCTCTACACGGACCGGCACGGTGTTCGGCGCGTGAAGGTCCCCCAGGTCGGCCTGGTCGACGAGAGCGGCGGCATCTACGACCAGTTCCGGGGCTGA
- a CDS encoding CDP-alcohol phosphatidyltransferase family protein, with the protein MAGAPDRIYADASTERLLTGATVITFIRTIATLALSMWGAYEESLALLVTGLVVYWVGDTLDGEWARRFDCETRIGGVVDMVSDRLSCGAFYVGLAWLQPAPFFFSDEPMELIAIPVAVYLFEFMVIDMYLSLAFLAWPIRSPNYFYVVDRRIYLWNWSRVGKAANSGLFAVLLLATGWWWLGLIIAIALLVLKLVSLRWLLELGLPVPERLPAA; encoded by the coding sequence ATGGCAGGGGCGCCCGACCGGATCTACGCGGACGCTTCCACGGAACGTCTCCTGACCGGTGCGACGGTCATCACGTTCATCCGCACCATCGCCACCCTCGCACTCAGCATGTGGGGCGCCTACGAAGAGAGCCTGGCCCTGCTCGTCACCGGCCTCGTCGTCTACTGGGTCGGTGACACGCTCGACGGGGAGTGGGCGCGCCGGTTCGACTGCGAGACGCGGATCGGCGGCGTCGTCGACATGGTCAGCGACCGGCTCAGCTGTGGTGCTTTCTACGTGGGGCTCGCCTGGCTACAGCCGGCGCCGTTCTTCTTCAGCGACGAGCCGATGGAGCTGATCGCGATCCCGGTCGCGGTCTACCTCTTCGAGTTCATGGTCATCGACATGTACCTGTCGCTGGCGTTCCTCGCCTGGCCGATCCGAAGCCCCAACTACTTCTACGTCGTGGATCGCCGGATCTACCTGTGGAACTGGTCCCGCGTGGGCAAGGCGGCCAACTCCGGCCTGTTCGCGGTCCTGCTGCTGGCCACCGGCTGGTGGTGGCTCGGCCTGATCATCGCGATCGCCCTGCTCGTGCTGAAGCTCGTGTCCCTGCGGTGGCTCCTCGAGCTCGGCCTGCCGGTCCCGGAGAGGCTCCCGGCCGCATGA
- the nadD gene encoding nicotinate-nucleotide adenylyltransferase, with protein sequence MTDPARRPRVGVMGGTFDPIHHGHLVAASEVQGWFELDEVVFVPTGQPWQKSDREVSPPEHRYLMTVIATAANPRFTVSRVDIDRGGPTYTIDTLRDLRAARPDADLFFITGADALTDIFSWRDADEVFELAHFVGCTRPGSEMDPATLSAIPAERVTMLEVPALAISSTDCRQRQAEGQPIWYLVPDGVVQYITKHGLYPAEPE encoded by the coding sequence ATGACGGACCCCGCTCGGCGTCCCCGGGTCGGGGTGATGGGCGGCACCTTCGACCCCATCCACCACGGTCACCTGGTCGCGGCCTCCGAGGTGCAGGGGTGGTTCGAGCTCGACGAGGTCGTGTTCGTCCCTACCGGTCAGCCGTGGCAGAAGTCCGACCGGGAGGTCTCGCCGCCCGAGCACCGCTACCTGATGACGGTGATCGCAACCGCGGCCAACCCCCGCTTCACGGTGAGCCGGGTCGACATCGACCGGGGCGGTCCGACGTACACGATCGACACGCTGCGCGACCTCCGCGCTGCGCGACCGGACGCCGACCTGTTCTTCATCACCGGCGCCGATGCGCTCACCGACATTTTCAGCTGGCGCGACGCCGACGAGGTCTTCGAGCTCGCCCACTTCGTCGGCTGCACCCGGCCGGGATCGGAGATGGATCCCGCGACGCTTTCGGCGATCCCGGCCGAGCGTGTCACGATGTTGGAGGTGCCGGCGCTCGCGATCTCCTCGACGGACTGCCGTCAGCGGCAGGCGGAGGGGCAGCCGATCTGGTACCTCGTCCCTGACGGGGTCGTGCAGTACATCACCAAGCACGGCCTCTACCCCGCAGAACCGGAGTGA
- a CDS encoding electron transfer flavoprotein subunit alpha/FixB family protein, with the protein MSEVLVLVDHVDGAVRKPTYELLAIAKRLGEPSAVFIGAADKAESAAADLAKYGAEKIYTVDDAEVKGYLVAPKAEVLQQVAEAASPAAILIVSSGEGKEIAGRLAIKLGSGLITDAVDVDGEGNTTQSVFAGSYTVKAKVTMGTPIITVKPNSASAEESAGAGTVEQFSATISDAAKAARIVASNPRQASGRPELSEAAIVVSGGRGTGGDFAPVEGLADALGAAVGASRAAVDSGWQPHALQIGQTGKVVSPQLYVAAGISGAIQHRAGMQTSKTIVAINKDEEAPIFELVDFGVVGDLHSVLPAAAEAVEKRK; encoded by the coding sequence ATGTCTGAAGTTCTGGTTCTCGTCGACCACGTCGACGGTGCGGTCCGCAAGCCGACCTACGAGCTCCTCGCCATCGCCAAGCGTCTCGGCGAGCCGTCCGCGGTCTTCATCGGCGCGGCCGACAAGGCCGAGAGCGCCGCGGCCGACCTCGCCAAGTACGGCGCCGAGAAGATCTACACGGTCGACGACGCCGAGGTGAAGGGCTACCTGGTGGCCCCCAAGGCCGAGGTGCTGCAGCAGGTCGCCGAGGCGGCCTCGCCCGCCGCGATCCTGATCGTATCCTCCGGTGAGGGCAAGGAGATCGCGGGCCGGCTCGCGATCAAGCTGGGCTCCGGCCTGATCACCGACGCGGTCGACGTCGACGGCGAGGGCAACACCACCCAGTCCGTCTTCGCGGGCAGCTACACCGTCAAGGCGAAGGTCACCATGGGCACGCCGATCATCACCGTCAAGCCGAACTCCGCCTCTGCGGAGGAATCGGCCGGCGCCGGCACCGTCGAGCAGTTCTCGGCGACCATCTCCGACGCGGCGAAGGCCGCCCGGATCGTCGCCTCCAACCCGCGTCAGGCCAGCGGTCGTCCCGAGCTCTCCGAGGCCGCGATCGTGGTCTCCGGCGGCCGTGGCACCGGCGGCGACTTCGCTCCGGTCGAAGGCCTCGCGGACGCCCTGGGCGCGGCCGTCGGCGCCTCGCGCGCCGCGGTCGACTCGGGCTGGCAGCCGCACGCCCTGCAGATCGGCCAGACCGGAAAGGTCGTGTCACCGCAGCTCTACGTCGCCGCGGGCATCTCCGGTGCGATCCAGCACCGCGCCGGCATGCAGACGTCGAAGACCATCGTGGCCATCAACAAGGACGAAGAGGCCCCGATCTTCGAGCTGGTCGACTTCGGTGTCGTGGGCGACCTGCACTCCGTCCTGCCCGCCGCCGCCGAGGCCGTCGAGAAGCGCAAGTAG
- a CDS encoding enoyl-CoA hydratase/isomerase family protein: MATEFVRLEVADGVGTIRLDRPKMNAISFQVQDELLAAAEEATERSDVRAVVVWGGEKVFAAGNDVKEMAEKSYVDMVDRGDRVQGAVTAIARIPKPVVAAVNGYALGGGCELAMAADIRFAAEDAVLGQPEVLLGIIPGAGGTQRLARLVGPAKAKELMFTGRFVKAEEALSIGLVDRVFPAEQVYGAAVAWASKFSNAAPYALRAIKECVDRGIETDLETGLGIERQQFASVFATEDRAAGMRSFIENGPGKARFEGR, encoded by the coding sequence ATGGCGACCGAGTTCGTGCGACTTGAGGTGGCCGACGGCGTCGGGACGATCCGCCTGGACCGGCCCAAGATGAACGCCATCAGCTTCCAGGTCCAGGACGAGCTCCTGGCCGCCGCGGAGGAGGCGACCGAGCGCTCCGACGTCCGGGCGGTCGTGGTCTGGGGCGGTGAGAAGGTCTTCGCCGCCGGCAACGACGTCAAGGAGATGGCCGAGAAGTCGTACGTCGACATGGTCGACCGCGGCGACCGGGTGCAGGGAGCGGTCACCGCGATCGCCCGGATCCCGAAGCCGGTCGTGGCTGCGGTCAACGGCTATGCCCTGGGTGGCGGCTGCGAGCTGGCCATGGCCGCCGACATCAGGTTCGCGGCCGAGGACGCCGTCCTCGGGCAGCCTGAGGTGCTGCTCGGGATCATTCCCGGCGCCGGCGGGACCCAGCGGCTCGCCCGCCTCGTGGGTCCGGCCAAGGCCAAGGAGCTCATGTTCACCGGCCGGTTCGTGAAGGCGGAGGAGGCGTTGTCGATCGGTCTCGTCGATCGGGTCTTCCCCGCGGAGCAGGTCTACGGCGCCGCCGTCGCCTGGGCCTCGAAGTTCAGCAACGCCGCCCCCTATGCGCTCCGCGCGATCAAGGAGTGCGTGGACCGGGGCATCGAGACCGACCTCGAGACCGGTCTGGGGATCGAGCGTCAGCAGTTCGCCTCGGTGTTTGCGACCGAGGATCGGGCGGCCGGCATGCGATCCTTCATCGAGAACGGCCCCGGCAAGGCCAGATTCGAGGGACGATGA
- a CDS encoding response regulator transcription factor: protein MSDEDRLRQAQAAMDRRDFVTAYEALVELQRSGLLDGEGLYALSDAAWWLGLIRETIEICEECHERFLAEGQVDRAAMVALETGMQWAMRGEPDVGSGWLSRARRLLDGRPSSVGHGYLLWIDAEGRFAAGDVDGALAGAVELQRLAVELDQPVLGCFGLALHGMVAIRAGETSRGFELLDEALLPVLAGRVGPAESGNLYCQMISICTDLGDLSRARRWTEATERWCDQFSSAVMFTGICRVHRAQLLRVQGDWDEAERAAAAACAELADLNVEAVAEAHYEIGESRRHRGDLAGAAAAYEQAAALGRLPEPGRSLLLLAEGRRDQADASVRSALAEQADPFRRARLLAAQVEIACRRADVATADAATAELEAIADTYGSPGFTAWAKTARAEVLLGSGAPADAVAPLREALAAYRRMGARPEEATTRTLLERAVAGAAAPPAAPGGLTAREWEILCAVAEGLSNREVAARLVISEKTVARHLANVYAKLGVPSRTAAAAWAHQEGLH from the coding sequence ATGTCCGACGAGGACCGGCTGCGCCAGGCCCAGGCGGCGATGGATCGCCGGGACTTCGTCACGGCGTACGAGGCTCTCGTCGAGCTGCAGCGATCGGGACTGCTGGACGGCGAAGGTCTCTACGCGCTCAGTGACGCGGCGTGGTGGCTCGGGCTGATCCGCGAGACCATCGAGATCTGCGAGGAGTGCCACGAACGGTTCCTCGCGGAGGGACAGGTCGACCGTGCGGCGATGGTGGCTCTCGAGACCGGGATGCAGTGGGCGATGCGCGGAGAGCCCGATGTCGGGTCGGGGTGGCTCAGCCGCGCCCGGCGGCTGCTGGACGGTCGGCCGTCCAGCGTCGGCCACGGCTACCTGTTGTGGATCGATGCGGAGGGCCGGTTCGCGGCGGGTGACGTGGACGGTGCGCTGGCCGGCGCCGTCGAGCTGCAGCGGCTGGCCGTCGAGCTCGACCAGCCCGTGCTGGGGTGCTTCGGCCTGGCGCTCCACGGGATGGTCGCGATCCGCGCGGGCGAGACGAGCCGGGGGTTCGAGCTCCTGGACGAGGCGTTGCTGCCGGTGCTCGCCGGACGCGTCGGCCCGGCGGAATCCGGCAACCTCTACTGCCAGATGATCTCGATCTGCACCGATCTGGGGGACCTCTCTCGAGCCCGCCGGTGGACGGAGGCCACGGAGCGCTGGTGCGACCAGTTCTCCAGCGCCGTCATGTTCACCGGGATCTGCCGCGTCCACCGGGCGCAGCTGCTGCGAGTCCAGGGCGACTGGGACGAAGCAGAGCGGGCGGCCGCGGCGGCGTGCGCCGAGCTGGCGGACCTCAACGTCGAAGCCGTGGCCGAGGCTCACTACGAGATCGGCGAGAGCCGCCGCCACAGGGGAGACCTCGCTGGTGCCGCTGCGGCGTACGAGCAGGCGGCCGCACTCGGAAGGCTGCCGGAGCCGGGTCGATCGCTGCTGCTCCTGGCCGAGGGCCGGAGGGACCAGGCCGACGCCTCCGTCCGCAGCGCCCTCGCCGAGCAGGCCGACCCGTTCCGCCGTGCGCGGCTGCTGGCCGCGCAGGTGGAGATCGCGTGCCGACGAGCGGACGTCGCGACCGCCGACGCCGCGACGGCCGAGCTGGAGGCGATCGCGGACACCTACGGGTCGCCGGGATTCACGGCCTGGGCGAAGACGGCTCGAGCGGAGGTGCTGCTGGGAAGCGGCGCACCCGCCGACGCGGTCGCACCGCTGCGCGAGGCGCTGGCGGCCTATCGGAGGATGGGCGCCAGGCCCGAGGAGGCGACCACCCGAACCCTGCTGGAGCGGGCAGTCGCGGGAGCGGCCGCCCCGCCTGCCGCGCCGGGAGGCCTGACCGCACGCGAGTGGGAGATCCTGTGCGCGGTGGCCGAGGGACTGTCGAACCGGGAGGTCGCAGCCCGGCTGGTGATCAGCGAGAAGACGGTCGCCCGGCACCTGGCCAACGTCTACGCCAAGCTCGGTGTCCCCTCGCGCACCGCGGCCGCCGCCTGGGCCCACCAGGAGGGTCTGCACTGA
- the rsfS gene encoding ribosome silencing factor: MTATEHAVELVHAAARAAADKLATDLLAFDVSEQLAITDAFLLASGDNDRQVKAIVDEIEDKLREIGSKPVRREGERDGRWVLIDYGEIVVHVQHSEEREFYALERLWRDCPIIELPAEVHGPAAADG; this comes from the coding sequence TTGACCGCGACCGAGCACGCCGTCGAGCTGGTGCACGCGGCGGCCCGCGCCGCCGCCGACAAGCTCGCCACCGACCTCCTCGCCTTCGACGTGAGCGAACAGCTCGCGATCACCGACGCCTTCCTACTCGCCAGCGGCGACAACGACCGGCAGGTCAAGGCGATCGTCGACGAGATCGAGGACAAGCTGCGCGAGATCGGCTCCAAGCCGGTCCGCCGCGAGGGCGAACGCGACGGGCGCTGGGTGCTCATCGACTACGGCGAGATCGTGGTGCACGTGCAGCACAGCGAGGAGCGGGAGTTCTACGCCCTCGAGCGGCTGTGGCGTGACTGCCCGATCATCGAGCTGCCTGCCGAGGTCCACGGGCCCGCTGCCGCCGATGGGTAG
- a CDS encoding class I SAM-dependent methyltransferase, producing MTTTQDQNPIESAVAEEFAERMLGVLNDSALGLLLSIGHQVGLFDTMATLPPSTSAEIATAAGLDERYVREWLNGVTTGRVVEHEPTTASYWLPAEHAASLTTAAGPGNLARMMQLVPLLAEVEAQIVGCFTTGGGVGYEAFPRFHALMAEDSTATHDAGLVDHVVPLVPGLRERLSAGATLADVGCGSGHAVNLLARAFPTSRFVGYDFAEEAIEAARKEAAGWGLTNAEFVVRDVAELDAREEYDVVTAFDAIHDQAHPGRVLANVATALKPDGIFLMVDIRASSHVHENLDDPAGTFLYTVSLMHCMTVSLAQGGEGLGTAWGRQTAVRMLEEAGFDSVDVMDVETDPFNSYYVATR from the coding sequence ATGACCACGACCCAGGACCAGAACCCAATCGAGAGTGCGGTCGCGGAGGAGTTCGCCGAGCGGATGCTGGGCGTCCTCAACGACTCAGCGCTGGGCCTCCTGCTGAGCATCGGCCACCAGGTCGGCCTGTTCGACACGATGGCGACGCTGCCGCCCTCGACCAGCGCTGAGATCGCCACGGCGGCGGGGCTGGACGAGCGCTACGTGCGCGAGTGGCTCAACGGCGTCACCACCGGTCGCGTCGTCGAGCACGAGCCGACCACTGCGTCGTACTGGCTGCCGGCCGAGCACGCCGCGAGCCTGACCACGGCCGCCGGTCCCGGCAACCTCGCCCGGATGATGCAGCTGGTGCCGTTGCTGGCGGAGGTGGAGGCGCAGATCGTGGGCTGCTTCACGACCGGAGGGGGAGTCGGGTACGAAGCCTTCCCGCGATTCCACGCGCTGATGGCCGAGGACAGCACGGCGACGCACGACGCCGGGCTGGTGGACCACGTCGTCCCGCTGGTCCCGGGTCTGAGGGAACGGCTGTCCGCCGGCGCAACCCTGGCCGACGTCGGCTGTGGCTCCGGCCATGCGGTCAACCTGCTGGCGCGTGCCTTCCCCACCAGCCGATTCGTCGGCTACGACTTCGCCGAGGAGGCGATCGAGGCGGCACGGAAGGAGGCGGCGGGCTGGGGGCTCACCAACGCCGAGTTCGTCGTCCGGGACGTCGCCGAGCTCGACGCGCGGGAGGAGTACGACGTCGTGACGGCCTTCGACGCCATCCACGACCAGGCGCACCCGGGCCGGGTGCTCGCCAACGTCGCCACGGCCCTGAAGCCCGACGGGATCTTCCTCATGGTCGACATCCGGGCGTCCAGCCACGTCCACGAGAACCTCGACGACCCGGCCGGGACCTTCCTCTACACGGTCTCGCTCATGCACTGCATGACCGTCTCGCTGGCACAAGGGGGCGAGGGACTCGGGACCGCGTGGGGGAGGCAGACAGCGGTGCGGATGCTGGAGGAAGCAGGCTTCGACAGCGTCGACGTCATGGACGTGGAGACCGACCCGTTCAACAGCTATTACGTGGCCACGCGATAG
- a CDS encoding glutamate-5-semialdehyde dehydrogenase gives MSTTEDVIGVARRARVAGRELALANRATKDAALQAMAAALLEREAEVLGANADDVQRAEHGGVPTNIIDRLRLTPDRIAGMAQGLRDVAGLPDPVGEVVRGGVLANGLELRQVRVPFGVVGMIYEARPNVTADAAGICLKSGNAVLLRGSSSARSSNVAIVDVLRDAVSAGLPADVVQLVPGDTHESVKALMRARGHVDVLIPRGGAGLIRSVVEESTVPVIETGVGNCHVYVDAAADLDRALAIVLNSKTHRTSVCNAAESLLVHETVAEAFLPRVVAALQEAGVTVHGDESFTAYDGVLPATDDDWATEYLSLDIAARVVPDLDTALDHIRRWSSQHSDAIVTEDQAAARRFVAEVDSAAVLVNASTRFTDGSEFGFGAEIGISTQKLHARGPMGLPEMTSTKYVVVGDGHVR, from the coding sequence GTGAGCACCACCGAGGACGTGATTGGCGTAGCCCGTCGTGCGCGGGTCGCCGGTCGCGAGCTGGCGCTGGCCAACCGGGCCACGAAGGACGCCGCCTTGCAGGCGATGGCCGCCGCCCTGCTGGAGCGTGAGGCAGAGGTGCTCGGCGCCAACGCGGACGACGTCCAGCGGGCGGAGCACGGCGGCGTCCCGACCAACATCATCGACCGGTTGCGGCTCACCCCCGACCGGATCGCCGGGATGGCGCAAGGGCTGCGCGACGTCGCCGGTCTGCCCGACCCGGTCGGCGAGGTCGTGCGCGGCGGTGTGCTCGCCAACGGGCTCGAGCTGCGGCAGGTGCGGGTGCCGTTCGGCGTGGTCGGGATGATCTACGAGGCCCGCCCCAACGTGACGGCCGACGCTGCCGGCATCTGCCTGAAGTCCGGCAACGCGGTGCTGCTGCGCGGCAGCTCGAGTGCGCGGTCCAGCAACGTCGCGATCGTCGACGTGCTTCGCGACGCGGTCAGCGCCGGTCTCCCCGCCGACGTCGTCCAGCTGGTGCCGGGCGACACCCATGAGAGCGTCAAGGCGCTGATGCGCGCCCGCGGCCACGTCGACGTGCTCATCCCGCGCGGCGGCGCCGGCCTGATCCGTTCGGTCGTCGAGGAGTCGACGGTCCCCGTGATCGAGACCGGCGTCGGCAACTGCCACGTCTACGTCGACGCGGCCGCCGATCTCGACCGCGCACTGGCGATCGTGCTCAACTCCAAGACCCACCGCACCAGCGTCTGCAACGCGGCCGAGTCGCTCCTGGTGCACGAGACCGTCGCGGAGGCTTTCCTGCCCCGCGTGGTCGCGGCGCTGCAGGAGGCCGGGGTGACGGTCCACGGCGATGAGTCGTTCACCGCGTACGACGGCGTCCTGCCCGCGACGGACGACGACTGGGCCACCGAGTACCTCTCGCTCGACATCGCGGCCCGCGTCGTACCAGACCTCGACACGGCCCTCGACCACATCCGGCGGTGGTCGAGCCAGCACTCCGACGCCATCGTCACCGAGGACCAGGCCGCGGCCCGGCGCTTCGTCGCCGAGGTCGACTCGGCCGCGGTCCTGGTGAACGCCTCGACCCGGTTCACCGACGGCAGTGAGTTCGGCTTCGGTGCCGAGATCGGGATCAGCACGCAGAAGCTGCACGCGCGCGGCCCGATGGGGCTGCCGGAGATGACGTCGACGAAGTACGTCGTCGTCGGCGACGGCCACGTGCGATAG